The following coding sequences lie in one Stegostoma tigrinum isolate sSteTig4 chromosome 31, sSteTig4.hap1, whole genome shotgun sequence genomic window:
- the LOC125466371 gene encoding ras-related protein Rab-5C translates to MAGRGGTARSNGPAAGNKICQFKLVLLGESAVGKSSLVLRFVKGQFHEFQESTIGAAFLTQTVCLDDTTVKFEIWDTAGQERYHSLAPMYYRGAQAAIVVYDITNTDTFARAKNWVKELQRQASPNIVIALAGNKADLANKRAVEFQEAQAYAEDNSLLFMETSAKTAMNVNEIFMAIAKKLPKNEPQNAGGTSGRTRGVDLQETSPQSRSQCCSN, encoded by the exons ATGGCGGGTCGGGGAGGCACGGCTCGATCCAATGGACCAGCCGCTGGAAACAAAATCTGTCAGTTTAAGTTGGTTCTTCTGGGTGAGTCAGCAGTCGGGAAATCAAGCCTCGTGTTGCGCTTCGTGAAAGGGCAGTTTCATGAATTCCAGGAAAGCACAATTGGAG CTGCCTTCCTAACACAGACCGTCTGTTTGGATGATACAACAGTTAAATTTGAGATTTGGGACACTGCTGGGCAAGAGAGATATCACAGCTTGGCACCAATGTACTACAGGGGTGCACAAGCTGCCATTGTGGTCTACGACATAACCAACACA GATACCTTTGCACGAGCCAAGAACTGGGTGAAAGAACTGCAGCGACAAGCTAGCCCAAACATAGTGATTGCATTAGCTGGTAACAAGGCTGACCTTGCAAATAAGAGAGCTGTGGAATTTCAA gaAGCACAAGCATATGCGGAAGACAACAGCTTGCTGTTCATGGAGACTTCAGCAAAGACTGCAATGAATGTGAATGAAATATTTATGGCCATAG CCAAAAAGCTGCCGAAGAATGAACCTCAGAATGCAGGTGGAACCTCAGGCCGAACCAGGGGCGTGGACCTCCAGGAGACCAGTCCGCAGAGTCGGAGCCAGTGCTGCAGTAATTAA